One segment of Corynebacterium caspium DSM 44850 DNA contains the following:
- a CDS encoding EamA family transporter, which yields MKPGFSGRHIMWLAPLLMVVSAISNYAGAAMAIGLFAELPAWLVAWLRMSASALILVAIWRPHYAEFWGRSGALALFFGCATFGMNAAFYEAIARLPLGTAVALEFSGPIMVAALGSRTLRDWLALILAGSGVLILSGAQWEVSATGVLFALLAAAMWAAYILLGSQISKKVETSASSMSVGFFWAAMLSLPAALWAFPKPAELSHSLLWLLLLALGLGALSSVIPYSLDQVIMRMAGATYFSILLALLPVVGALVGALALSQVLSQLEIIGMIFVVLAVLCRKPEGRSTKIAEVSP from the coding sequence ATGAAACCGGGTTTTTCAGGACGCCACATTATGTGGCTGGCACCTTTGTTAATGGTGGTATCGGCAATTTCGAATTATGCCGGTGCCGCCATGGCGATAGGGCTTTTTGCTGAATTACCCGCGTGGCTGGTGGCCTGGTTGCGGATGAGTGCTTCGGCTTTGATTTTGGTTGCGATTTGGCGTCCGCACTACGCCGAATTCTGGGGTCGTTCTGGAGCACTTGCACTATTTTTTGGCTGCGCTACTTTTGGCATGAATGCCGCCTTTTATGAAGCTATCGCAAGGCTACCTTTAGGAACTGCGGTTGCTCTGGAATTTTCTGGACCAATTATGGTGGCGGCTTTAGGGTCGCGAACTCTACGAGATTGGCTGGCCTTAATTTTGGCCGGCTCCGGAGTGCTGATTCTTTCTGGTGCGCAATGGGAAGTTTCTGCCACAGGAGTTCTTTTTGCACTGCTAGCTGCGGCTATGTGGGCGGCTTATATTTTATTGGGAAGCCAGATTTCTAAAAAGGTGGAAACTTCGGCTAGCTCAATGTCTGTCGGGTTTTTCTGGGCGGCAATGCTTTCTTTACCCGCAGCGCTCTGGGCTTTTCCTAAGCCAGCAGAGTTAAGCCATAGCTTGCTTTGGTTACTGCTTTTAGCCCTAGGTTTAGGGGCACTTTCCTCAGTAATTCCTTATAGTTTGGATCAAGTAATCATGCGCATGGCGGGGGCTACTTATTTTTCCATCCTATTGGCCCTACTCCCAGTAGTAGGGGCCCTAGTTGGGGCGCTCGCTTTAAGCCAGGTTTTAAGCCAGCTAGAAATTATTGGAATGATATTTGTAGTTCTAGCGGTGCTGTGCCGTAAACCTGAAGGGCGCAGCACGAAAATTGCAGAAGTCAGCCCATAA
- a CDS encoding DNA polymerase IV: MARWVLHLDMDAFFTSCEQLTRPTLRGRPVIVGGRSGRGVAAGVSYEARKFGARSAMPMHHVLHLVGYSAVIVPSRIQLYRTASTRVFEVINRHVDVVEQLSIDEGFMEPSALVGASVAEVQAWAEMLRQEIRKETGLSCSIGAGSGKQFAKIGSDEGKPDGVFVIPHEEEIQWLHPLDVSKLWGVGPVTKQKLNAVGIKTIGDLANLDRSEVQLLLGSTIGIQLWELARGIDPRPVVPRAEAKSVSAEHTYPQDLLTKAQVDAAITRSAEEAYHRLVADGRAARTISVKLRMADFRIESRSATLPYATDNLDTLKAVATKLVRYPDQVGAIRLVGVGYSGLEEEPQHVLFPELDSRISVLPKLNTEADYEVGVAGVGSDNGLEISIKTEDAPTGWRAGDDVHHLEYGHGWVQGAGKGVVSVRFESRTTGPGKTHTFAENDPNLVAASPLKSLDWDDWLAEHE, translated from the coding sequence ATGGCGCGTTGGGTTTTGCACTTAGATATGGACGCTTTCTTTACGTCCTGTGAGCAGCTAACCCGACCCACTTTACGCGGAAGACCAGTGATCGTGGGCGGGCGCAGTGGGCGAGGAGTAGCTGCTGGTGTCTCCTATGAAGCTCGCAAATTTGGAGCTCGCTCTGCTATGCCGATGCATCATGTTTTACATCTGGTGGGCTATTCTGCCGTAATAGTTCCCTCAAGAATACAGCTGTACCGTACGGCCTCTACCAGGGTATTTGAAGTAATTAATCGTCATGTTGATGTAGTTGAACAACTCAGTATTGACGAAGGGTTTATGGAACCCTCTGCATTGGTGGGAGCTAGTGTGGCAGAGGTACAAGCGTGGGCAGAGATGCTGCGCCAGGAGATCCGTAAAGAAACCGGATTATCGTGCTCAATAGGGGCTGGTTCCGGGAAACAATTTGCCAAAATTGGCTCTGATGAAGGCAAACCAGATGGGGTTTTCGTAATTCCGCACGAAGAAGAAATACAGTGGTTACACCCCCTTGATGTTTCTAAACTTTGGGGAGTAGGCCCAGTTACCAAGCAAAAACTCAATGCTGTGGGGATTAAGACCATTGGTGATCTGGCAAATCTAGATCGCAGTGAAGTGCAACTACTTTTGGGTTCTACCATTGGAATTCAGCTTTGGGAATTAGCTCGCGGAATAGATCCACGCCCAGTAGTGCCACGGGCAGAAGCTAAATCAGTGTCAGCTGAACACACCTACCCTCAAGATCTACTAACAAAAGCACAGGTAGATGCGGCAATTACCCGTTCTGCAGAAGAGGCCTACCATCGATTAGTAGCTGATGGTCGGGCAGCGCGCACTATCAGCGTTAAATTACGGATGGCAGATTTTCGTATCGAATCCCGTTCTGCCACTTTGCCTTATGCCACCGATAACCTTGACACTCTCAAGGCTGTGGCCACTAAATTAGTGCGCTACCCGGATCAAGTTGGAGCTATCAGGCTAGTAGGAGTGGGATATTCCGGACTAGAAGAAGAACCCCAACATGTGCTCTTTCCAGAGCTAGATAGCCGCATAAGTGTGCTGCCTAAACTTAATACGGAAGCCGATTATGAGGTGGGGGTTGCCGGAGTAGGCAGTGATAACGGCTTAGAAATCTCCATTAAAACAGAAGATGCCCCAACCGGATGGCGCGCCGGAGATGATGTACACCACCTAGAATATGGGCACGGTTGGGTACAAGGTGCTGGTAAAGGCGTAGTTTCAGTGCGTTTTGAGAGTAGAACTACCGGCCCTGGTAAAACCCATACTTTTGCCGAAAATGATCCAAACTTAGTAGCAGCAAGCCCTTTAAAATCTCTAGATTGGGATGATTGGCTAGCTGAGCACGAATAA
- a CDS encoding asparaginase, whose protein sequence is MSMATENKQIIAVLSTGGTIACTHDAQGHLVPTLSGAELISQIAPQFDAAHISFQITDLARLDSSSMTLGDIDDIATATRKILQDPTISGIVITHGTDSLEETAIALDLLHDDERPIILTAAMKPADDPAADGPTNLYNACIVAMDPSARGIGVLVVVGTEVLPAFGTIKTHTTAPQAFSYRGALDNPRRATLTSPDIKFADTKVEIIPSWPGAPQDLITAALARGAQGLVIEGMGAGNVSTGLAAGIIAARKQEIPVVMTTRVAKGSVVLTYGGAGGGATLGDYGVISAGQLRAGQARIILAAAIAAGFSDTGEIAKLFVLS, encoded by the coding sequence ATGAGTATGGCTACTGAAAATAAGCAAATAATAGCGGTATTAAGTACCGGGGGAACTATCGCTTGCACTCACGATGCACAAGGGCATCTTGTCCCTACCTTAAGTGGTGCAGAACTTATCTCCCAGATTGCTCCCCAATTTGATGCTGCACATATTTCTTTCCAAATTACAGATTTAGCGCGCTTAGATTCTTCCTCCATGACTCTAGGCGATATTGATGATATTGCCACCGCCACCCGAAAAATCCTGCAAGATCCCACAATTAGTGGCATTGTAATTACCCATGGCACAGATTCCCTAGAAGAAACCGCCATAGCTTTAGATCTTTTGCATGACGACGAACGCCCCATAATTTTAACCGCCGCGATGAAACCAGCTGATGATCCAGCAGCTGATGGCCCTACAAATCTTTATAATGCCTGCATAGTAGCGATGGATCCCTCTGCGCGCGGCATCGGAGTGCTAGTAGTGGTAGGAACAGAAGTACTGCCAGCTTTTGGAACTATTAAAACTCACACCACTGCCCCACAAGCTTTTAGTTATCGCGGCGCCCTAGATAATCCCCGGCGCGCTACCTTGACCTCTCCTGATATCAAATTTGCGGACACCAAGGTGGAAATAATTCCATCTTGGCCCGGCGCTCCTCAAGATCTCATCACCGCGGCCCTAGCGCGTGGAGCTCAAGGACTAGTTATTGAAGGCATGGGTGCTGGGAATGTGAGTACGGGCCTAGCTGCTGGAATTATTGCGGCTCGGAAACAAGAAATCCCGGTGGTAATGACCACCCGCGTAGCTAAAGGCAGTGTGGTCCTTACTTATGGTGGTGCTGGTGGCGGCGCTACCCTAGGCGATTACGGGGTTATCTCAGCCGGGCAGCTTCGCGCCGGGCAAGCACGCATTATTTTGGCAGCAGCTATTGCCGCAGGATTTTCTGATACGGGCGAAATAGCAAAATTATTCGTGCTCAGCTAG
- a CDS encoding DUF6263 family protein, translating into MTSLREACHHHRSAATQLRALAATMLVPPLLLIGCSSVEEVDNAKAPADTAMGTAVEQAVSLELDPSRVTLHNPGASPRAQLVYTDATQMAETATRVTVSEGFNQFARPATEFSPTAPAGGPVDSTSFIMHSTTHPEVMKTSAENTSETSFREVALTLDSPRVSVLEKSASAESAAGFQLFWQADNSGRISKLRLSAPTQADDTGRAIAEGAIVRMISLPVILPVEAIGVGAKWSIDSRVTGNSTLLQTTTYTLESIADTVLKLSVEIKQHPSQGAVDIETTVTNSGKLSVLNSDTTSNGTLQVDLTKALPIGGEVAWTTRVIYGDKNSPSDIRVVQDSTTAISFEDATTGLGSAT; encoded by the coding sequence GTGACTTCTTTGCGTGAAGCTTGCCACCACCACCGCTCTGCGGCTACCCAGCTGCGCGCTTTGGCGGCCACTATGCTAGTTCCTCCGCTACTTCTCATCGGATGTAGCTCTGTAGAGGAAGTTGATAATGCTAAAGCCCCGGCTGATACCGCGATGGGAACTGCGGTAGAACAAGCAGTATCCCTGGAATTGGACCCTTCGCGGGTAACCCTGCATAATCCCGGCGCCAGCCCCCGGGCACAGCTGGTTTATACGGATGCGACTCAAATGGCAGAAACTGCGACGCGAGTAACCGTTTCTGAAGGTTTTAACCAATTTGCTCGCCCAGCCACAGAGTTTTCCCCCACTGCCCCAGCCGGTGGTCCGGTAGATTCCACCAGTTTTATCATGCACAGCACTACTCACCCAGAAGTTATGAAAACTAGTGCTGAAAATACAAGTGAGACCAGTTTTAGAGAGGTTGCCTTAACACTAGATAGCCCCCGGGTATCCGTATTAGAGAAAAGTGCTTCTGCAGAATCTGCCGCCGGATTTCAATTATTTTGGCAAGCGGATAATTCCGGACGTATTTCTAAGCTGCGCCTAAGTGCTCCTACCCAAGCCGATGACACCGGACGAGCAATTGCTGAAGGAGCTATCGTGCGGATGATTTCCCTCCCAGTAATTTTGCCTGTAGAAGCTATTGGGGTTGGCGCTAAGTGGTCTATTGATTCTCGGGTAACTGGAAATTCCACTTTGCTCCAAACCACTACCTATACCTTAGAATCCATAGCCGATACAGTCTTGAAGCTATCAGTAGAAATAAAACAACACCCCTCGCAAGGTGCGGTGGATATTGAAACTACAGTAACTAATAGCGGCAAACTTTCAGTACTAAATTCTGATACCACCAGCAACGGAACTTTGCAGGTTGATCTCACTAAGGCCCTGCCCATTGGCGGTGAAGTTGCCTGGACTACCCGGGTAATCTACGGAGACAAGAACTCCCCCTCAGATATTCGAGTCGTCCAAGATTCCACTACCGCTATTAGCTTTGAAGACGCCACCACCGGGCTTGGCAGCGCCACTTAA
- the lspA gene encoding signal peptidase II yields the protein MKNVKASFRVPILLLLLVVAGIDQGLKILVLRNLAVGEILYIFGDWFKLRLLFNPGAAFSTGTSVTWLFTTIQLSFVVVAIVISKRLNDPWSAVGLGLIAGGALGNLVDRLTRPPGFFIGHVVDYISVGNFAIFNFADAAITCGVVIFLIGMWVQERQQKELAESSKADIADIEEIK from the coding sequence GTGAAGAATGTCAAGGCAAGTTTTAGAGTCCCTATATTGCTCCTTCTGTTGGTAGTAGCCGGGATTGATCAGGGGTTAAAAATCCTGGTGCTGCGGAATTTAGCCGTAGGGGAAATTCTCTATATTTTTGGAGACTGGTTTAAGCTGCGTTTACTCTTTAACCCTGGGGCTGCATTCTCCACCGGTACCAGTGTGACCTGGCTATTTACTACTATTCAGTTAAGTTTCGTGGTGGTTGCCATTGTTATTTCCAAGCGCCTTAACGATCCGTGGTCAGCGGTGGGTTTGGGCTTGATAGCGGGGGGAGCTTTGGGCAATCTAGTTGATCGTTTAACTCGACCGCCAGGATTTTTTATCGGCCATGTAGTGGATTATATTTCGGTCGGTAATTTTGCGATTTTCAACTTTGCTGATGCCGCAATTACTTGCGGGGTGGTTATTTTTCTCATCGGAATGTGGGTGCAGGAGCGCCAGCAAAAAGAGCTCGCAGAGTCATCTAAAGCTGATATAGCAGATATAGAGGAGATCAAATAA
- a CDS encoding RluA family pseudouridine synthase, with product MRETRTLPVPEGLVGMRVDAAISKLLGLSRTAAADIAAAGGVLLDGQVATKSTKLLANAMLEVTLPKPRELQITPEVVEGMDILYSDADVVAVNKPVGVAAHPTLGWDGPTVIGGLAAAGFRISTSGPPERKGIVSRLDVGTSGVMVVAASERGYTQLKRAFRDREVTKTYHALVEGHPDPFTGTIDAPIGRHPAAGWRFAVTSDGKEAVTHYQTLEAFPEATLLEVHPETGRTHQIRVHMSAIGYPCVGDPMYSDNPELGARLGLIRQWLHAYELGFTHPDGHWMTIQAPYPNDLAAALEVIRR from the coding sequence ATGCGAGAAACTCGAACCTTGCCAGTGCCAGAGGGCTTGGTGGGAATGCGTGTGGATGCGGCGATCTCGAAACTGCTAGGCCTTTCCCGTACCGCGGCGGCTGATATAGCTGCTGCAGGTGGGGTGCTTTTAGATGGCCAAGTGGCTACAAAATCCACTAAATTGCTAGCTAATGCCATGCTAGAGGTGACTTTGCCGAAACCGCGCGAATTACAAATCACCCCGGAAGTAGTAGAAGGAATGGATATTCTTTATTCCGATGCCGACGTGGTGGCAGTAAATAAGCCGGTTGGAGTAGCCGCACACCCCACCCTTGGTTGGGATGGGCCCACTGTTATTGGGGGGTTGGCCGCGGCAGGTTTTCGGATTTCTACTTCTGGACCACCAGAGCGTAAAGGCATTGTTTCTCGTCTAGATGTGGGCACTTCTGGGGTAATGGTGGTGGCTGCTAGCGAACGCGGCTATACCCAGTTAAAGCGGGCTTTTCGGGATCGTGAAGTCACCAAGACTTATCATGCACTAGTGGAGGGGCATCCTGATCCTTTTACGGGCACTATAGATGCCCCGATTGGGCGACATCCTGCAGCTGGATGGCGTTTTGCGGTCACCAGTGACGGTAAGGAGGCGGTAACCCACTATCAAACTTTAGAAGCGTTTCCTGAGGCCACGCTTTTGGAAGTGCATCCAGAAACTGGCCGTACTCATCAGATCCGGGTACATATGTCTGCCATTGGGTACCCTTGCGTTGGCGATCCAATGTATAGCGATAATCCGGAATTGGGTGCGCGTTTAGGGCTAATTCGGCAATGGTTGCATGCCTATGAACTCGGATTCACCCACCCTGATGGACATTGGATGACTATCCAAGCTCCTTATCCAAATGATCTAGCAGCAGCTCTTGAAGTAATTCGTCGATGA
- the rarD gene encoding EamA family transporter RarD, producing MIFGLIAYLLWGLFPAFFPLLEPASPVEILAHRILWTSILMSLLLYFTRSWTELRKAGKNQWLRMTACGLLITANWGLFVFTVNSGHVAEAALGYFINPLFSVALGMIFLRERLPGTQITAVLVALVGVGYLTFLIGQPPFIGLGLALTFGFYGLIKKGVRVSTTGSLAAETLVITPFAIAFIAYLEISGQGTFFNNGPSHMMLLIISGLVTALPLLAFGQATKLIPLSTIGMMQFINPTMQMLWAVFVVHETMDSARWIGYIIIWFAVLIYIGSIAVQQVGKQRTQRKQRTQQRATIANLDPE from the coding sequence ATGATCTTCGGTTTAATTGCGTATCTGCTCTGGGGGCTCTTTCCAGCATTTTTTCCACTCCTAGAACCTGCTTCCCCAGTAGAGATTTTGGCCCATCGCATCCTTTGGACCTCAATTCTTATGAGCTTGCTGCTCTACTTCACTCGCAGCTGGACAGAACTACGCAAAGCCGGCAAAAACCAATGGTTACGCATGACTGCCTGCGGTCTGCTAATCACTGCTAACTGGGGATTATTTGTTTTCACCGTTAATTCAGGACATGTTGCCGAAGCTGCCCTCGGCTACTTTATTAACCCCCTATTCTCAGTGGCACTAGGGATGATCTTTCTACGAGAACGCTTGCCTGGCACCCAGATCACTGCGGTACTAGTGGCCTTAGTTGGGGTAGGTTATCTAACTTTCCTAATTGGGCAACCCCCATTTATTGGCTTGGGGCTAGCTTTGACTTTCGGATTTTATGGGCTCATTAAAAAAGGAGTTCGCGTTTCCACCACCGGATCCCTAGCTGCAGAAACTCTAGTAATTACCCCTTTTGCCATTGCTTTCATTGCCTATTTAGAGATCTCTGGACAAGGCACCTTCTTTAATAATGGCCCCAGCCACATGATGCTCCTAATTATTAGCGGCCTGGTAACCGCCTTGCCGCTTTTAGCTTTTGGACAAGCAACTAAGCTAATTCCGCTTTCGACAATAGGCATGATGCAATTCATTAATCCCACCATGCAAATGCTGTGGGCGGTTTTTGTAGTACATGAAACCATGGATTCAGCCAGATGGATCGGCTATATAATTATTTGGTTTGCAGTGCTTATTTATATTGGCTCAATTGCAGTGCAACAAGTAGGCAAGCAACGTACGCAACGCAAGCAACGCACACAGCAACGTGCAACTATTGCGAACCTAGACCCGGAGTAA
- the dnaE gene encoding DNA polymerase III subunit alpha has protein sequence MAKNSSFVHLHNHTEFSMLDGMAKVDLLAEEVSRQKMPAVGITDHGNMFGSNAFYRKMTASGIKPIIGIEAYLAPESRFNKKRIQWGEPHQKADDVSASGAYLHQTMLAENATGLHNLFYLSSMASYEGQLGKWPRMDADLIAEHAEGIIATTGCPSGDVQTRLRLGQFNEALEAAAMWQDIYGRENYFLELMDHGLDIEARVRNELLEIGQKLQIPPLVTNDCHYVLESQATAHEAMLCVQTGKTLHDPDRFKFGGTGYYIKTAAQMRELFDDIVPDGCDNTLLVAERVTDYGEIWEAHPHDRMPVAEVPEGYTPTSWLRHQVLEGLAERFRGAEVPQHYIDRAEYEIKVIDGKGYPSYFLIVAELIKYARSVGIWVGPGRGSAAGSLVAYALTITNIDPIEHGLLFERFLNPERPSAPDIDIDFDDRRRGEMIRYAADRWGEDKIAQVITFGTVKTKQAIKDSARVQFGQPGYQIADRITKELPAPIMAKDIPLSGIMDESHPRYNEAANVRALIETDPDVKQIYDTARGLEGVVRQSGVHACAVIMSSAPLLNHIPMWKRPADGALITGWDYPACEAIGLLKMDFLGLRNLTVIGDTIENIKKNRNIEIDLESLDLNDPKVYELLATGDTLGVFQLDSAGMQNLLKRMRPTGFNDIVASLALYRPGPMGVNAHLNYADRKNGRKPIVPIHKELEGPLSEILGETYGLIVYQEQIMRIAQLVANYTAGQADGFRKAMGKKQPEVLEKEYVAFEAGMKSNGYSTGAIKALWETIEPFASYAFNKSHAAGYGLVSFWTAYLKAHYAPEYMAALLSSVASNKDRMSIYLADCRYLGIKVLSPDVNSSENDFMAVGEDIRFGLGAIRNVGTEVVASIVRTRKEKGDFQDFSDYLDKIELLPANKRITESLIKAGAFDSLGHPRQGLWMIHENAVESVISTKKAADKGQFDLFAELGGTAGSEIEKAFAIEIPDQEWDSKTKLSIEREMLGLYVSAHPLDGYEDALAAQTDTPLTKILAREVSNRQEMVIGGIISAVERKFAKNSGAPWAAVTIEDHNGAQVVINVYSKLYNMVSSLLVEDNIIIAKASMKIDDDRFTVQCIDIRVPDLGMGGGKGLPLRLTMRTEQCTMERISQLKEILLSNKGESDVYLTLVNGEESSMLLLGEHLRVQRGASVMGDLKAAFGPGILTPLH, from the coding sequence ATGGCCAAGAATTCTTCATTTGTTCACCTGCATAATCACACCGAATTTTCCATGCTAGATGGGATGGCTAAGGTGGATCTCTTGGCAGAAGAAGTTAGTCGCCAAAAAATGCCGGCTGTCGGAATTACTGACCATGGCAATATGTTTGGGTCTAATGCTTTTTATCGGAAGATGACAGCTTCCGGGATCAAACCGATTATCGGGATCGAAGCTTATCTAGCTCCGGAATCGCGCTTTAATAAAAAGCGTATTCAGTGGGGGGAACCGCATCAAAAGGCGGACGATGTTTCGGCATCGGGGGCTTATCTGCACCAAACTATGTTGGCCGAAAATGCCACTGGCCTGCATAATCTTTTCTACTTATCCTCAATGGCTTCCTATGAAGGACAATTGGGTAAGTGGCCGCGCATGGATGCAGATCTGATTGCAGAACATGCCGAAGGAATTATTGCTACTACTGGTTGTCCTTCTGGAGATGTGCAAACTCGGCTGCGGCTAGGCCAATTTAATGAGGCTTTAGAAGCAGCTGCCATGTGGCAGGATATTTATGGCCGCGAAAATTACTTCTTAGAGCTAATGGATCACGGCCTTGATATTGAGGCTAGAGTTCGTAATGAGCTTTTAGAAATTGGCCAAAAGCTGCAAATTCCGCCCTTGGTTACCAATGATTGCCATTATGTTTTGGAATCTCAAGCTACCGCGCATGAAGCTATGCTGTGCGTGCAAACTGGGAAGACTTTGCATGATCCTGACCGCTTTAAATTTGGCGGCACCGGATACTATATTAAAACCGCAGCGCAGATGCGGGAACTTTTTGACGATATAGTCCCAGATGGCTGCGATAACACACTTTTAGTAGCTGAACGCGTCACTGATTACGGTGAAATTTGGGAAGCTCACCCGCATGACCGGATGCCAGTAGCTGAGGTTCCAGAAGGCTATACCCCGACTTCCTGGTTAAGACACCAAGTTCTAGAAGGCTTAGCGGAGCGTTTCCGCGGTGCGGAAGTCCCGCAGCACTATATTGATCGCGCCGAATATGAGATCAAGGTCATTGATGGCAAAGGTTATCCTTCCTACTTCCTCATAGTGGCTGAGCTAATTAAATATGCGCGTTCCGTAGGTATTTGGGTGGGCCCAGGGCGTGGTTCTGCCGCTGGTTCTTTAGTTGCTTATGCTCTTACCATTACCAATATTGACCCTATTGAACATGGGTTGCTCTTTGAACGTTTCTTAAATCCCGAACGTCCCTCAGCCCCAGATATTGATATTGACTTTGATGACCGACGCCGTGGTGAAATGATTCGTTATGCTGCGGATAGGTGGGGCGAGGATAAAATTGCGCAGGTTATTACCTTTGGAACTGTTAAAACTAAGCAAGCTATTAAAGACTCTGCCCGCGTGCAGTTTGGGCAGCCAGGGTATCAAATAGCGGATCGGATTACTAAAGAATTACCGGCGCCAATTATGGCCAAGGATATTCCGTTATCCGGCATTATGGATGAATCGCATCCGCGCTATAACGAAGCCGCTAATGTGCGTGCCCTTATTGAAACTGATCCCGATGTGAAGCAGATTTATGATACGGCGCGCGGACTCGAAGGAGTAGTTCGACAATCGGGAGTGCACGCCTGTGCCGTGATTATGTCTTCTGCGCCGTTGCTAAATCACATTCCCATGTGGAAGCGCCCAGCTGATGGCGCACTGATCACTGGTTGGGATTACCCGGCTTGCGAAGCCATCGGTCTGCTTAAAATGGACTTTTTGGGGTTGCGTAACCTCACCGTTATTGGCGATACCATTGAAAATATTAAGAAAAACCGCAATATAGAAATTGATCTCGAATCCTTGGATTTGAATGATCCAAAAGTATATGAGTTGCTAGCTACTGGCGATACACTAGGGGTTTTTCAGCTAGATAGTGCTGGTATGCAGAACCTGCTCAAGCGGATGCGCCCTACTGGCTTTAACGATATTGTTGCTTCTTTGGCGCTTTATCGTCCTGGTCCTATGGGGGTTAATGCGCACCTAAATTATGCGGATCGTAAAAATGGTCGCAAGCCTATTGTTCCTATTCACAAGGAACTTGAAGGGCCCTTAAGTGAAATCCTGGGTGAAACTTATGGTCTGATTGTTTATCAGGAACAGATCATGCGTATTGCGCAGTTGGTGGCTAATTATACGGCTGGTCAAGCTGATGGTTTCCGTAAAGCCATGGGTAAAAAGCAGCCAGAAGTATTGGAAAAAGAATATGTAGCCTTCGAAGCAGGTATGAAATCCAATGGCTATTCCACCGGAGCTATTAAAGCATTATGGGAAACAATTGAGCCCTTTGCCTCTTATGCTTTTAATAAGTCCCATGCGGCAGGCTATGGTTTAGTTTCATTTTGGACGGCATATCTTAAAGCGCATTATGCGCCAGAATATATGGCGGCTTTGCTTTCCTCGGTTGCCTCCAATAAAGACCGGATGTCTATTTATCTGGCAGATTGTCGTTACCTGGGGATTAAAGTCCTATCTCCGGATGTGAATTCTTCTGAAAATGATTTCATGGCGGTTGGCGAAGATATCCGCTTTGGGCTTGGGGCAATCCGTAATGTGGGTACCGAAGTTGTGGCTTCAATTGTGCGCACTCGTAAGGAAAAGGGAGATTTCCAGGATTTCAGTGACTACCTGGATAAGATCGAGTTACTTCCAGCCAATAAACGCATTACTGAATCACTGATCAAAGCTGGTGCTTTTGATTCGCTTGGACATCCGCGCCAAGGATTGTGGATGATCCACGAAAATGCCGTTGAATCGGTGATTTCAACTAAAAAGGCTGCTGATAAAGGCCAATTTGATCTTTTTGCCGAACTAGGTGGCACGGCTGGGTCTGAAATTGAAAAAGCTTTTGCTATCGAAATACCAGATCAAGAATGGGATTCTAAAACTAAGCTTTCCATTGAAAGAGAAATGCTTGGCCTTTATGTATCTGCCCACCCACTTGATGGCTATGAAGATGCGCTAGCTGCCCAAACAGATACCCCGCTGACCAAGATTTTGGCTCGCGAAGTAAGTAATAGGCAAGAGATGGTAATCGGTGGAATTATTTCTGCCGTAGAACGTAAATTTGCCAAGAATTCAGGAGCTCCCTGGGCTGCGGTAACCATTGAAGATCATAATGGTGCGCAGGTTGTTATAAACGTGTACTCCAAGCTCTATAATATGGTTTCGTCTTTGCTGGTAGAGGATAATATCATTATTGCCAAAGCCTCTATGAAGATCGACGATGATCGCTTTACCGTCCAATGCATAGATATACGCGTTCCCGATTTGGGAATGGGTGGGGGTAAGGGGCTGCCACTGCGCTTAACTATGCGCACTGAACAGTGCACCATGGAAAGAATTTCCCAGCTCAAAGAGATTTTGCTTAGCAATAAGGGCGAATCAGATGTGTATCTAACTTTGGTAAATGGGGAAGAAAGCTCCATGTTGCTGCTCGGCGAACACTTGCGAGTACAACGGGGTGCCTCCGTTATGGGGGATCTAAAAGCTGCTTTCGGCCCCGGAATTTTAACTCCGCTACATTAG